From a region of the Streptomyces tirandamycinicus genome:
- a CDS encoding GNAT family N-acetyltransferase yields MTTTFPDISISTERLVLRALEPADAPALAEMMNDEQVAAWTAVPQPYSEAAAHRWISDRAPAERAAGRGMDLAVTEFLTQRLVGVVGLGKTDWRVRSTEMSYIVAPWARGEGYASEAALATAQWLFRDQRFERLELRTAADNTAAQQVAQRIGCISEGVLRGACIARTRTGGGSWAELRTDFIVWSLLPEDLDGVADQMADAGGFGAYTDWS; encoded by the coding sequence ATGACTACCACCTTTCCGGACATCTCCATCAGCACGGAGCGGTTGGTGCTGCGCGCGCTCGAGCCCGCGGACGCCCCGGCCCTCGCCGAGATGATGAACGACGAGCAGGTAGCCGCCTGGACGGCCGTGCCCCAGCCCTACAGCGAGGCCGCCGCGCACCGCTGGATCAGCGACCGCGCCCCCGCCGAGCGCGCCGCCGGACGGGGCATGGACCTCGCCGTCACCGAGTTCCTCACCCAGCGCCTGGTCGGCGTGGTCGGTCTGGGCAAGACCGACTGGCGGGTGCGCTCCACCGAGATGTCGTACATCGTCGCCCCCTGGGCCCGAGGGGAGGGCTACGCCTCCGAGGCGGCCCTCGCCACCGCGCAATGGCTCTTCCGCGACCAGCGGTTCGAGCGTCTGGAACTGCGCACCGCCGCCGACAACACGGCCGCCCAGCAGGTCGCCCAGCGGATCGGCTGCATCAGCGAGGGCGTCCTGCGCGGAGCCTGTATAGCCCGTACCCGCACCGGGGGCGGGAGCTGGGCCGAACTGCGCACCGACTTCATCGTGTGGAGCCTCCTCCCCGAGGACCTCGACGGTGTCGCCGACCAGATGGCCGATGCGGGCGGGTTCGGCGCCTACACCGACTGGAGCTGA
- the cobT gene encoding nicotinate-nucleotide--dimethylbenzimidazole phosphoribosyltransferase, translating to MTDTGQVPGEGLPENAGMVEQPGVPAPGAYTFLDHSGSAPEAVPEDDDLLLMPGAQGAWSDPQTATATATQASTQNATQTATQTATQAATQATAPEPAPGAGHFQPLQVAQDAMAARHAPVPGTPAGPGYADAGTDTAPAPGQPHAYVAQEQQYAGDEPRLAQSAEQHAAHLQAVPGQAVPAQAVPAQAGPAQAVTGGAAVPGQPAAPGGHTAQQPSADHGGSAAHGQPGGHGRSATSERPSPEQQAGAEQPVHETGAHEAGGRDSGSLDLGGVRMPPGGVPVQAPAPARRPLHMGPPVPEANSGVVRSLADRGPAAHRSGGSAAPGPSAAAAPVEGPPTSGLEYLDVPRDDAGPPPGPQQGGIPPQGGHPDSARQAQPRAAVTVPGEAASEAVAPAPAETVPPQTARHSADPAADADEAVPAPPYPAAASADAAQEPMATGQFAAVADAPPTGPQAGPPPLPAVAPGPEGTAPASEEEQADNGAAAPSAGTAAQAAVVSEPEPEPAEAPLPAVAAEPVPAPAAEAAAGAALVPEHVAAAVPGEPAEPQTEAEASTVPATGEDVVAHAGAAPEHTGRPEHTGQASQPGTAETVDGTQPAGLPAPPAGDGPSGEAAPAAPASAPAGAAASQAEAAVEQPPAEPLPAAGTQPIAEAAAQPAAEAPPVAVTEAEAGVEQPPAEALSPVEPLPAAVTQSAIEAATPPAAEATPVAGIEAEAAAEQPPAETLSPAEALSPVESLPAAEAEPGGESGAEPAAEGARPAAEGARPAAEDGVADAAETRGAPAPGYGDAEREAVLRVMRERRDIRNGFRSDPIPHDVLLRVLEAAHTAPSVGHSQPWDFVVIRSAETRRSMHELAQRQREAYAKSLPKGRAKQFRQLKIEAILDTPVNIVVTADPTRGGRHTLGRHTQPQMAPYSSALAVENLWLAARAEGLGVGWVSFFDEREMVRALGLPEHLEVVAYLCVGYVDEFPEEPELMQAGWSKRRPLSWVVHEETYGRRALPGEEPHDLLQETLSGIRPLDAKALGEAWERQKRMTKPAGALGMLEIISAQLSGLSRMCPPPIPEPAAVAIFAGDHGVHAQGVTAWPQEVTGQMVANFLGGGAVCNAFANQVGAEVCVVDVGVASDLPATPGLLPRKVRPGTADFTTGPALSREEVHAAIDVGIETARDLVAAGNKALLTGEMGIANTTASAALITVYTGADPAEVTGRGTGINDEMHARKVDVVRRALELHQPDAADPVGVLAAVGGLEHAALVGFILGGASLRTPVVLDGVSAGAAALVARAVAPEALAACIAGHRSAEPGHVAALNKLGLRPLVDLDLRLGEGTGALLALPLVQSAARAMHEVATFDSAGVTEK from the coding sequence ATGACTGACACCGGCCAGGTCCCGGGCGAGGGACTGCCGGAGAACGCAGGCATGGTGGAGCAGCCGGGCGTCCCCGCCCCCGGTGCGTACACCTTCCTCGACCACTCCGGCAGTGCCCCGGAAGCCGTCCCCGAGGACGACGACCTCCTGCTGATGCCGGGGGCGCAGGGGGCGTGGAGCGATCCGCAGACCGCCACCGCCACCGCCACACAGGCCTCCACCCAGAACGCGACGCAGACCGCGACGCAGACCGCGACGCAGGCCGCGACTCAGGCGACGGCGCCGGAGCCGGCCCCGGGAGCGGGCCACTTCCAGCCGCTGCAGGTCGCCCAGGACGCCATGGCGGCCCGGCACGCGCCGGTTCCCGGGACACCGGCCGGGCCCGGGTACGCCGACGCCGGAACGGACACCGCCCCCGCGCCGGGGCAGCCGCATGCGTATGTCGCGCAGGAGCAGCAGTACGCGGGGGACGAGCCGCGGCTCGCACAGTCCGCCGAGCAGCACGCCGCGCACCTTCAGGCCGTCCCCGGGCAGGCCGTCCCCGCCCAGGCGGTCCCCGCCCAGGCCGGCCCCGCCCAGGCGGTGACCGGCGGGGCCGCGGTGCCCGGGCAGCCCGCCGCCCCCGGCGGGCACACGGCTCAGCAGCCGTCCGCGGATCACGGCGGCAGTGCCGCCCACGGTCAGCCGGGTGGGCACGGCCGGTCCGCGACCTCGGAACGGCCCTCTCCGGAACAGCAGGCCGGCGCCGAACAGCCGGTCCACGAGACCGGTGCCCACGAGGCCGGCGGCCGGGACTCCGGATCCCTCGACCTCGGCGGTGTACGGATGCCGCCGGGGGGTGTGCCCGTTCAGGCCCCGGCTCCGGCCCGCCGCCCCCTGCACATGGGCCCACCGGTCCCCGAGGCGAACAGCGGTGTCGTCCGCTCGCTCGCGGACCGCGGCCCCGCCGCGCACCGCTCCGGCGGCAGCGCCGCGCCCGGGCCGAGCGCCGCGGCGGCACCCGTCGAGGGTCCGCCGACCAGTGGCCTGGAGTACCTCGACGTGCCGCGCGATGACGCCGGGCCGCCTCCCGGCCCGCAGCAGGGCGGGATCCCGCCGCAGGGCGGCCACCCCGACAGCGCCCGGCAGGCGCAGCCCCGGGCCGCCGTGACGGTGCCCGGGGAAGCGGCGTCCGAGGCGGTCGCCCCGGCCCCCGCCGAAACGGTCCCTCCGCAGACCGCACGCCACTCCGCAGACCCGGCGGCCGACGCCGACGAGGCGGTGCCCGCCCCGCCGTATCCGGCGGCGGCATCCGCCGATGCGGCCCAGGAGCCCATGGCCACCGGGCAGTTCGCGGCGGTGGCGGACGCCCCGCCGACGGGTCCCCAAGCCGGGCCCCCGCCGCTGCCCGCGGTGGCGCCGGGGCCCGAAGGGACGGCTCCGGCGTCCGAGGAGGAGCAGGCGGACAACGGGGCCGCCGCGCCCTCGGCCGGGACCGCCGCCCAGGCCGCCGTGGTCTCCGAGCCGGAGCCCGAGCCGGCGGAGGCGCCCCTGCCCGCCGTCGCGGCCGAACCCGTACCGGCACCCGCGGCAGAGGCGGCGGCCGGGGCCGCGCTCGTCCCGGAGCACGTCGCCGCGGCCGTGCCCGGCGAGCCCGCGGAGCCGCAGACGGAGGCGGAAGCCTCCACCGTGCCCGCGACCGGGGAGGACGTGGTGGCGCATGCGGGCGCCGCGCCCGAGCACACCGGCCGGCCCGAGCACACCGGCCAGGCGTCGCAGCCCGGGACGGCCGAGACCGTCGACGGCACGCAGCCCGCCGGGCTCCCCGCACCACCGGCCGGGGACGGGCCTTCGGGCGAGGCCGCGCCTGCCGCCCCCGCCTCGGCCCCGGCGGGAGCGGCCGCTTCTCAGGCCGAGGCTGCCGTCGAGCAGCCGCCCGCCGAGCCCCTGCCCGCCGCCGGGACTCAGCCGATCGCCGAGGCCGCGGCTCAACCGGCTGCCGAGGCTCCGCCGGTCGCCGTGACCGAGGCCGAGGCTGGCGTCGAGCAGCCGCCCGCCGAGGCGCTGTCGCCTGTCGAGCCCCTGCCCGCCGCTGTGACCCAGTCGGCCATCGAAGCCGCGACCCCACCGGCCGCCGAGGCCACGCCGGTCGCCGGGATCGAGGCCGAGGCTGCCGCCGAGCAGCCGCCCGCCGAGACCCTGTCGCCCGCCGAGGCGCTGTCGCCTGTCGAGTCCCTGCCCGCCGCCGAGGCCGAGCCGGGTGGGGAGTCCGGGGCGGAACCGGCCGCCGAGGGAGCGCGACCCGCCGCCGAGGGAGCGCGACCCGCCGCCGAGGACGGTGTGGCGGATGCCGCCGAGACCCGCGGGGCGCCCGCTCCCGGTTACGGCGACGCCGAGCGCGAAGCCGTACTCCGCGTGATGCGCGAGCGCCGCGACATCCGCAACGGCTTCCGCAGCGACCCCATCCCGCACGACGTCCTGCTCCGTGTGCTCGAGGCCGCGCACACCGCGCCGTCCGTGGGCCATTCCCAGCCCTGGGACTTCGTCGTCATCCGCTCCGCCGAGACCCGGCGCTCGATGCACGAGCTCGCCCAGCGCCAGCGCGAGGCGTACGCCAAGTCCCTGCCCAAGGGCCGGGCCAAGCAGTTCAGGCAGCTGAAGATCGAGGCCATCCTCGACACACCCGTCAACATCGTCGTCACCGCCGACCCGACGCGCGGTGGCCGGCACACCCTCGGCCGGCACACCCAGCCGCAGATGGCGCCGTACTCCTCGGCGCTGGCCGTCGAGAACCTGTGGCTCGCCGCCCGCGCCGAAGGGCTCGGCGTCGGCTGGGTCAGCTTCTTCGACGAGCGCGAGATGGTCCGCGCACTCGGCCTGCCCGAGCATCTGGAGGTCGTGGCCTACCTGTGCGTGGGCTACGTCGACGAGTTCCCGGAGGAGCCCGAGCTGATGCAGGCGGGCTGGTCCAAGCGCCGGCCGCTGTCCTGGGTCGTCCACGAGGAGACGTACGGCCGCCGCGCGCTGCCGGGCGAGGAACCGCACGACCTGCTCCAGGAGACTCTCTCCGGCATCCGGCCGCTGGACGCCAAGGCACTCGGTGAGGCGTGGGAGCGGCAGAAGCGGATGACCAAGCCCGCGGGCGCGCTGGGCATGCTGGAGATCATCTCCGCGCAGCTGTCCGGGTTGTCCCGGATGTGCCCGCCGCCGATCCCGGAACCCGCGGCCGTAGCGATCTTCGCGGGCGACCACGGAGTGCACGCCCAGGGCGTCACGGCCTGGCCCCAGGAGGTGACCGGCCAGATGGTCGCGAACTTCCTCGGCGGGGGAGCGGTCTGCAACGCCTTCGCCAACCAGGTCGGCGCGGAGGTCTGCGTCGTCGACGTCGGTGTCGCTTCCGACCTCCCGGCCACCCCGGGGCTGCTGCCGCGCAAGGTGCGCCCCGGTACGGCCGACTTCACGACCGGTCCCGCCCTCAGCCGCGAGGAGGTGCACGCCGCGATCGACGTGGGCATCGAGACCGCCCGCGACCTGGTCGCCGCGGGCAACAAGGCGCTGCTCACCGGGGAGATGGGCATCGCCAACACCACGGCGTCCGCCGCACTGATCACCGTCTACACCGGGGCGGACCCGGCGGAGGTCACCGGGCGGGGCACCGGGATCAACGACGAGATGCACGCGCGGAAGGTGGACGTCGTCCGGCGGGCCCTGGAACTCCACCAGCCGGACGCGGCCGACCCCGTCGGCGTCCTCGCGGCCGTCGGCGGCCTGGAGCACGCGGCGCTGGTCGGCTTCATCCTGGGCGGCGCGTCCCTGCGGACACCGGTCGTCCTGGACGGTGTGTCCGCCGGCGCGGCGGCCCTGGTCGCCCGGGCGGTCGCGCCCGAGGCCCTGGCGGCGTGCATCGCGGGACACCGCAGCGCCGAACCCGGCCATGTCGCCGCCCTGAACAAGCTGGGCCTGCGCCCCCTGGTCGACCTCGATCTCCGCCTCGGTGAAGGTACGGGCGCACTGCTCGCCCTCCCGCTCGTCCAGAGCGCGGCCCGCGCGATGCACGAGGTGGCGACCTTCGACTCGGCGGGCGTCACGGAGAAGTAG
- the cbiE gene encoding precorrin-6y C5,15-methyltransferase (decarboxylating) subunit CbiE — MADRVTVIGWDGSPLTAAARSALSAATLVAGAAHHLALPEVPPGAERIRLGSLDLAARRIAGHRGSPVVLADGDPGFFGVVRTLRAPQHGLEVEVVPAVSAVAAAFARAGMPWDDAQIVVAHSRTLRRAVNVCRSHPKVAVLTSPGAGPAELALLLDGVHRTFVICEELGTAREQVTVLTSDKVADHSWRDPNVVIVVGGASTQGGAGWAAGREPGYPAQVRGWALPDAEGRPAAESESPQLRATQLARLGPRLGDLVWDIGCGSGEFAADAARFGAAVLAVDADPAACIRTDAAARRHGVLLQTVHGRAPHVLERLPEPDVVRIGGGGVPVVTACADRRPERIVTHASTRDEAESIGAALAEGGYAVECALLQSVELDPGDWSERERSVVFLLAGHRREPAS, encoded by the coding sequence ATGGCCGACCGGGTCACGGTGATCGGCTGGGACGGCTCGCCGCTGACCGCGGCCGCCAGGTCCGCCCTGTCCGCCGCCACGCTCGTCGCCGGGGCCGCCCACCATCTGGCGCTCCCCGAAGTGCCGCCGGGCGCCGAACGCATCCGCCTGGGCAGCCTCGACCTCGCCGCGCGAAGGATCGCCGGGCACCGCGGCAGCCCCGTCGTCCTCGCCGACGGCGACCCGGGCTTCTTCGGTGTCGTACGCACCCTGCGTGCCCCGCAGCACGGGCTGGAGGTGGAGGTCGTCCCCGCCGTCTCGGCCGTCGCCGCCGCCTTCGCCCGCGCCGGGATGCCATGGGACGACGCCCAGATCGTCGTCGCCCACAGCCGCACGCTGCGTCGCGCGGTCAACGTCTGCCGGTCCCATCCCAAGGTCGCGGTCCTCACTTCCCCGGGAGCCGGCCCGGCCGAACTCGCCCTGCTCCTCGACGGCGTCCACCGCACCTTCGTGATCTGCGAGGAGCTCGGCACCGCGCGCGAGCAGGTCACCGTGCTGACCTCCGACAAGGTCGCCGACCACAGCTGGCGCGACCCCAACGTCGTCATCGTCGTCGGCGGCGCCAGCACCCAGGGCGGCGCGGGCTGGGCGGCCGGCCGGGAGCCCGGTTACCCCGCACAGGTACGCGGCTGGGCCCTGCCGGACGCCGAGGGCCGGCCCGCCGCCGAGAGCGAGTCGCCACAGCTGCGCGCCACCCAACTCGCCCGGCTCGGGCCCCGCCTCGGCGACCTCGTGTGGGACATCGGCTGCGGCAGCGGAGAGTTCGCCGCCGACGCGGCCCGCTTCGGCGCCGCGGTGCTCGCCGTCGACGCCGACCCGGCCGCCTGCATCCGGACCGACGCCGCCGCGCGCCGCCACGGCGTCCTGCTGCAGACCGTGCACGGCCGGGCGCCGCACGTCCTGGAACGGCTTCCGGAACCCGACGTCGTGCGCATCGGCGGCGGCGGCGTACCCGTCGTCACCGCCTGTGCCGACCGCAGGCCCGAGCGCATCGTCACCCACGCCTCGACCCGGGACGAGGCGGAGTCGATCGGGGCGGCGCTCGCGGAGGGCGGCTACGCCGTCGAATGCGCCCTGCTCCAGTCCGTGGAACTCGATCCCGGCGACTGGTCGGAACGCGAGCGGTCGGTCGTCTTCCTGCTGGCCGGCCACCGCCGGGAACCGGCCTCCTGA